One Armatimonadota bacterium genomic window carries:
- the queA gene encoding tRNA preQ1(34) S-adenosylmethionine ribosyltransferase-isomerase QueA: MVRLSDSDYDLPEELIAQTPLADRAASRLLHLDPESGEVHHRMFRDVVDILQPGDVLVLNDTRVNAWRFHGRKETGGEVEILALKELEPGVFEALVKPARRLKPGAKFTLGEGVTGRVLAEGDDPTRIVKLESQGSDLYKTLSKIGEMPLPPYITERLDDSERYQTVFGQSPGSAAAPTAGLHFTDEILDQLKAKGIAIATVTLHVGIDTFRPVQVEDISQHKMHGEVCEITPEAAKTINQAQGRVIAVGTTAVRTLETRAISCRKVQPGRQESRIFITPGYEFKIVDGMFTNFHLPKTTMLLMISALASKNSIFEAYRQAIELKYRFLSFGDSMLLLKSSGF, translated from the coding sequence CTGGTACGTCTAAGCGATTCTGACTACGATCTACCCGAGGAGTTGATTGCTCAAACCCCACTCGCCGATCGCGCCGCATCCCGCTTGCTCCACCTCGATCCCGAGTCCGGTGAGGTCCACCACCGCATGTTTCGCGACGTCGTCGATATCCTTCAACCCGGCGACGTTCTCGTCCTCAACGACACTCGGGTCAATGCCTGGCGCTTCCACGGCCGCAAGGAAACCGGCGGTGAAGTGGAAATCCTCGCCCTCAAAGAACTCGAACCTGGCGTCTTCGAAGCTCTCGTCAAACCGGCTCGTCGCCTCAAGCCCGGTGCCAAGTTCACCCTCGGCGAAGGCGTCACCGGCCGAGTTCTTGCTGAAGGCGACGATCCAACTCGCATCGTTAAGTTAGAATCTCAAGGCTCAGACTTATACAAAACACTCTCAAAAATCGGCGAGATGCCTCTCCCGCCCTACATCACCGAGCGCCTCGACGATTCCGAACGCTATCAAACCGTATTCGGTCAGTCGCCCGGCAGTGCCGCCGCACCCACCGCCGGCCTCCACTTTACCGACGAAATTTTGGACCAACTCAAAGCCAAAGGAATTGCTATCGCAACCGTCACGCTGCACGTCGGAATCGACACTTTTCGACCCGTCCAAGTCGAGGACATTTCGCAGCACAAAATGCACGGAGAAGTGTGCGAAATCACGCCCGAGGCTGCTAAAACGATCAATCAAGCCCAAGGACGCGTCATCGCCGTCGGAACAACCGCCGTCCGCACCCTCGAAACTCGTGCCATTTCGTGCCGAAAAGTGCAACCTGGGCGGCAAGAATCGCGCATATTCATCACTCCCGGCTACGAGTTCAAAATCGTCGACGGAATGTTTACCAACTTCCATCTCCCCAAAACGACCATGCTTCTCATGATTTCGGCCCTCGCGTCGAAAAATTCGATTTTTGAGGCCTATCGGCAGGCAATTGAACTCAAATATCGATTTTTAAGCTTTGGCGATTCGATGCTCCTACTCAAAAGTTCTGGTTTTTGA
- a CDS encoding helix-turn-helix domain-containing protein, translating to MSSESLGEALRSARLSLGRSVRQQARTAGIDHATLLRWEKDTTRPSSRVLREFLNSLEMGPTGIESFLTEHALFDRRAWNGVAIRTLRQSHGFSQARLAEEMGVQQSTISKWESGVALPSIAQMESMRKLLTAREPLHDQLATLRAEIRQLDVAGCFASYDQYWRSCTTQPVEYGELWGIELTHRAEQLALSSRDAKRILAWIYASRSYWSLVRGRNTEVLQLASNGIRIGGEIGFDLTSGYCYWIAARVFLTRRTNPLQDRQSLRRLALSAERRIPDHSLPFPSLVRSGYLLESGQYEGAHQLLVDVRNRTFTHVDDGQCGQFESAYWQDVVDSYHKMFGLRSREYADVLDHHSASRSGRPLIELLSRTYDLAAVSKLSRSDLSREYRELADTARTHHLEFAFSTMEAHLRRISGIDLGERCLS from the coding sequence ATGTCCAGCGAATCGCTTGGCGAAGCTCTCCGGTCGGCTCGTTTGAGCCTCGGTCGGAGTGTGCGTCAACAGGCTCGGACGGCGGGAATCGATCATGCCACCTTGTTACGCTGGGAGAAAGACACAACTCGCCCCTCAAGTCGCGTTCTTCGTGAGTTTCTGAATTCCCTGGAGATGGGCCCGACCGGGATCGAATCATTCCTCACGGAGCATGCCTTGTTTGATCGGCGTGCATGGAACGGCGTAGCGATCCGCACCCTTCGACAATCCCATGGATTCTCGCAGGCTCGGCTCGCCGAAGAGATGGGAGTTCAGCAAAGCACCATTTCCAAATGGGAGTCTGGTGTGGCATTGCCGTCGATAGCCCAGATGGAGTCGATGAGAAAGCTCTTGACGGCTCGCGAGCCACTTCACGATCAGCTAGCAACCCTTCGCGCCGAAATTCGGCAGCTTGATGTTGCGGGGTGCTTTGCAAGCTATGACCAATACTGGCGGTCATGCACGACTCAACCAGTTGAATACGGTGAGCTGTGGGGCATCGAACTGACGCACCGAGCCGAGCAGCTGGCCCTCTCCAGCCGCGATGCCAAACGGATACTGGCTTGGATTTATGCTTCTCGGTCCTACTGGTCCTTGGTGCGGGGTCGCAACACCGAAGTCCTTCAACTCGCATCAAATGGCATTCGCATCGGTGGTGAAATCGGATTCGACTTAACCTCGGGGTACTGCTACTGGATTGCGGCACGTGTCTTTTTGACAAGGCGTACCAACCCACTGCAAGACCGGCAGTCCCTTCGGCGGCTGGCGTTGTCAGCCGAGCGGCGGATTCCCGATCACAGTCTTCCCTTTCCTTCACTCGTGCGTTCGGGCTACCTTTTGGAGAGCGGCCAGTACGAAGGGGCCCATCAACTGCTGGTTGACGTTCGAAACCGAACCTTCACACATGTTGACGACGGACAATGCGGTCAGTTTGAGTCTGCCTATTGGCAGGATGTCGTGGATAGCTATCATAAGATGTTTGGGCTACGCTCGCGGGAGTATGCGGATGTTCTCGACCATCATTCCGCGAGCCGGAGCGGCCGTCCGCTTATCGAGCTGCTTTCGCGGACATACGACCTGGCAGCCGTATCCAAACTGTCTCGAAGCGATCTGTCACGCGAATACCGAGAACTTGCCGATACGGCTCGCACCCACCACTTGGAGTTTGCATTCTCGACCATGGAGGCACACCTCCGCCGCATCTCGGGGATCGACCTTGGAGAGCGGTGTCTTTCTTAG
- a CDS encoding gamma-glutamyl-gamma-aminobutyrate hydrolase family protein: MLEQSERVRRKHLRGPQVKPLIGITIEAEFDAANDRSNGKLILNWNYADQVAEAGGNPILITPMTDLEWAAKAIDGWLIPGGADMDASHFGEENHPKVEPMNPKRWEMENTMYGLVDPEMPVLGICFGCQFINVKRGGSLIQHLPDVVSHEEHSGGTMQAYELVGASKLSSFAGTARVEGKSYHHQAINRVGGGLEVVAKHDDGTIEAVEDPSKSFFVGVQWHPERTPDDFATQNLFRAFVRAAEAYSRTKP; this comes from the coding sequence ATTCTTGAACAAAGTGAAAGAGTACGTAGAAAACATCTCCGAGGTCCTCAAGTGAAGCCGCTCATCGGCATCACGATCGAGGCCGAATTCGACGCCGCCAATGACCGATCCAATGGCAAGCTGATCCTGAACTGGAACTATGCCGATCAGGTTGCCGAGGCGGGCGGTAACCCGATCCTCATCACGCCGATGACGGATTTGGAGTGGGCGGCGAAGGCCATCGACGGTTGGTTGATCCCGGGTGGGGCGGACATGGACGCATCTCACTTCGGCGAAGAGAATCATCCCAAGGTCGAGCCGATGAATCCCAAGCGATGGGAAATGGAGAACACAATGTACGGGCTCGTCGATCCTGAAATGCCTGTGCTGGGAATCTGCTTTGGGTGCCAATTCATCAACGTCAAGCGTGGCGGAAGCCTGATTCAGCACCTTCCCGATGTCGTTAGCCACGAAGAGCACAGCGGAGGGACGATGCAAGCCTATGAACTGGTTGGTGCCTCGAAGCTCTCAAGTTTTGCGGGAACGGCCAGGGTGGAAGGGAAGAGCTACCACCACCAGGCGATTAACCGAGTTGGAGGTGGACTTGAGGTCGTGGCCAAGCACGATGACGGAACCATTGAGGCGGTCGAAGACCCAAGCAAATCGTTCTTCGTCGGTGTTCAGTGGCATCCGGAACGAACGCCCGACGACTTCGCCACCCAAAATCTGTTCCGCGCGTTTGTTCGAGCCGCCGAGGCGTATTCTAGAACGAAGCCATGA
- a CDS encoding hydroxymethylglutaryl-CoA lyase — protein MSDIRIIEVSPRDGLQNEKVVVPTEQKAELVRNLLGAGLTEIEVSSFVSPKWVPQLGDIEDLWPMLPPSGIYSALVPNERGLERAKALGVERIALFTAASDAFTQKNINMTVDESLEVFARIRQEFKGFVRGYVSTIFECPYAGLIEPKKVREVVDRLFEIGVDEVSLGDTIGVGVPHEVQKLADELNGVPKEKVVWHFHDTRGTAIANVAATLDLGYTSFDSSAAGLGGCPYAKGAGGNLATEDLVYFAERSGLKTGVDWQRLAQATLPVLKTLQKAPTAKAQLAALASLSH, from the coding sequence ATGAGCGATATCCGGATCATCGAAGTTTCGCCACGGGACGGACTGCAGAACGAAAAGGTCGTGGTACCCACCGAACAGAAAGCCGAACTGGTACGGAATCTCCTCGGCGCGGGACTCACTGAAATCGAAGTAAGCAGTTTCGTTTCGCCAAAGTGGGTTCCTCAACTGGGCGACATCGAAGACCTGTGGCCGATGCTTCCGCCAAGTGGAATCTATTCGGCTCTGGTGCCAAATGAGCGAGGGTTGGAGCGAGCGAAGGCGCTTGGCGTTGAGCGAATCGCTCTCTTTACGGCCGCCAGCGATGCCTTCACTCAGAAGAACATCAACATGACCGTCGATGAGTCTCTGGAGGTCTTTGCGAGGATTCGGCAAGAGTTCAAAGGCTTTGTTCGCGGCTACGTGAGCACGATCTTCGAGTGTCCTTATGCTGGGCTTATCGAACCCAAAAAGGTTCGTGAGGTGGTCGATCGATTGTTCGAAATCGGAGTCGATGAAGTCTCGCTCGGCGATACCATCGGCGTCGGGGTTCCTCACGAAGTTCAAAAGTTAGCGGATGAACTCAACGGAGTTCCCAAAGAGAAGGTGGTTTGGCACTTCCACGACACGCGCGGAACGGCGATCGCCAATGTGGCGGCCACACTCGATCTCGGCTACACGTCCTTTGATTCCAGCGCGGCTGGCCTCGGCGGATGCCCTTATGCAAAGGGCGCGGGCGGAAACCTTGCTACTGAGGATTTGGTGTACTTTGCGGAGCGTTCTGGCCTGAAGACTGGGGTTGATTGGCAGAGGTTGGCGCAGGCAACCCTGCCGGTGCTGAAGACGTTGCAGAAGGCTCCGACGGCAAAGGCTCAGTTGGCGGCGCTGGCTTCCTTGTCGCACTAA
- a CDS encoding thymidine kinase: MSKPLGKLTIVCGSMYAGKSEELIRLARRSLYAKKRVQVFKPSVDDRYHQTMVVSHMGIQHEADTAKNVAELRAKVKKETQVLLIEEVQFFDNSIVDLCVEMADKGMDVICAGLDQDFRRQPFGPMPFLLAVADEVIKLRAICMKCGATASHTYRMVDGKPAHWDDPIVLIGATESYEARCRNCFEIRKGKKKA, encoded by the coding sequence ATGAGTAAACCCCTGGGCAAACTCACCATAGTATGCGGAAGCATGTACGCCGGTAAGAGCGAGGAGCTCATCCGCCTTGCTCGCCGAAGCCTTTATGCCAAGAAGCGGGTCCAAGTATTCAAGCCCAGCGTCGATGACCGTTACCACCAAACCATGGTCGTCTCCCATATGGGCATTCAACACGAGGCTGACACCGCCAAAAACGTCGCCGAGCTCCGAGCCAAGGTCAAAAAAGAAACCCAAGTGCTGCTCATCGAAGAAGTCCAATTCTTTGACAATTCGATTGTCGACCTGTGCGTCGAGATGGCAGACAAAGGCATGGACGTCATCTGCGCCGGCCTCGACCAAGATTTCCGACGCCAACCCTTCGGCCCCATGCCCTTTCTCCTCGCCGTGGCCGACGAGGTCATCAAGCTCCGCGCTATCTGCATGAAGTGCGGTGCAACCGCATCACACACCTATCGAATGGTCGACGGCAAGCCGGCTCACTGGGACGACCCCATCGTCCTCATCGGCGCAACTGAGAGTTACGAAGCCCGTTGCCGCAACTGCTTCGAAATCCGCAAGGGCAAGAAGAAGGCTTAG
- a CDS encoding OmpA family protein: MANDAIIIKKKKVAGHGGHHGGSWKVAYADFVTAMMAFFMVLWIMGLSDETKASIQGYFNDPAGFMKNPPVSRVVIPRPGKSFASPKQQRASGSGTGQYEGTSPTEEEESKAVANEVKQKLYGLPDIDHVIITETSEGIQIEFLEDVTSVFFESGSAIISPLGTKIIKKITPIVKDTGRFIVLEGHTDRKPYAGKDYTNWELSSDRANAFRKALNADGIPTNRFKEVRALADTKLKFPGNPFAAGNRRVTLLLPWGKLAAKANVHKLRNESIRSSIGFGGDKPFNIMAPTVHEPHL, encoded by the coding sequence ATGGCTAACGACGCAATCATCATCAAGAAGAAAAAAGTCGCCGGGCACGGCGGCCACCACGGCGGCTCATGGAAAGTCGCTTACGCGGACTTCGTTACGGCAATGATGGCGTTCTTCATGGTCCTTTGGATCATGGGACTCTCGGACGAAACCAAAGCGTCGATCCAAGGCTACTTTAACGACCCCGCCGGGTTCATGAAGAATCCGCCGGTAAGCCGCGTTGTGATTCCGCGCCCTGGCAAGTCGTTTGCAAGTCCGAAGCAGCAACGTGCATCGGGCAGCGGTACCGGTCAATACGAGGGAACGAGCCCGACGGAAGAAGAAGAGAGCAAAGCCGTTGCCAACGAGGTGAAGCAGAAGCTTTACGGTCTGCCTGACATTGACCACGTGATCATCACCGAGACATCCGAGGGAATCCAAATCGAATTCCTCGAAGACGTCACCAGCGTCTTTTTCGAGTCGGGAAGCGCCATCATCAGCCCCCTCGGCACCAAGATCATCAAGAAGATCACCCCAATTGTGAAGGACACTGGGCGCTTCATCGTGCTGGAAGGTCACACGGATAGAAAACCATACGCGGGCAAGGATTACACCAACTGGGAACTGAGCTCGGATCGTGCTAATGCCTTCCGAAAGGCTCTCAACGCTGATGGGATTCCGACCAACCGATTTAAGGAAGTTCGCGCATTGGCGGATACGAAGCTGAAGTTCCCCGGCAATCCGTTCGCCGCTGGCAATCGCCGCGTAACGCTTTTGCTTCCATGGGGCAAGCTCGCTGCCAAGGCCAACGTACACAAACTGCGAAATGAGTCCATCCGAAGTTCGATCGGATTCGGGGGCGACAAGCCGTTCAACATCATGGCTCCGACCGTGCACGAACCGCATTTATAG
- a CDS encoding DUF2905 family protein — protein sequence MESMGKIMMIFGGILLAVGFLLTFSQRLPFRFGRLPGDIAYEKNGVGIFIPFTSMILLSIVLSVIFWIVSRFNR from the coding sequence ATGGAATCAATGGGCAAAATTATGATGATTTTTGGCGGCATTCTCTTGGCCGTTGGATTTCTCTTAACCTTTTCCCAGCGGCTCCCGTTCCGCTTCGGTCGACTCCCCGGCGACATCGCTTATGAAAAGAATGGCGTCGGAATCTTCATCCCCTTCACATCCATGATTCTCCTTTCGATCGTCCTCTCCGTCATTTTCTGGATCGTCTCGAGGTTCAATCGTTGA
- a CDS encoding PEP-CTERM sorting domain-containing protein, whose amino-acid sequence MPANYAVMRGFTGNLSGFLIEINANCLAEGITGLQFTSFEGTMKNPTKITSILGLLGSVAAAHAQTVYSNNYAPGDYFTNAGSSAANQVVNGVQGGGPEQVTYRETKNNGTVGINTNLPRSGNGSAWFSTVGTANGKSEIALSTGFSAAGDSTGVLGQFDDMTAFGADLYTQSSPDSGNQSPILRLELYSPTDGGGRYGQLVFDTAWTPSHYGTFDYNQWNTVDLLTNAGSMWMRATSGINTAYDPGTGDNHERTLADWMTVLGGKNYSVISVNAGIGTFNGSFEGAMDNLSIGFNGDNHVYNFEAVPEPASVCALGLGALALLRRKRTRK is encoded by the coding sequence ATGCCTGCAAATTACGCAGTAATGCGTGGTTTTACCGGTAATTTATCTGGTTTTCTGATAGAAATTAACGCAAATTGCCTAGCTGAAGGAATTACGGGTTTACAATTCACTTCGTTTGAGGGAACGATGAAGAACCCAACTAAAATTACTTCTATTCTAGGCTTGCTTGGTAGCGTTGCCGCTGCCCATGCGCAAACGGTCTACAGCAATAACTACGCTCCTGGTGACTACTTCACCAATGCCGGTAGCTCGGCGGCCAACCAGGTCGTCAATGGCGTCCAAGGTGGCGGACCCGAACAGGTCACGTACCGCGAAACCAAGAACAACGGAACGGTCGGTATCAACACGAACCTGCCCCGAAGCGGCAACGGTTCGGCTTGGTTCAGCACGGTCGGAACGGCGAACGGCAAGTCCGAGATCGCACTGAGCACCGGCTTCTCCGCCGCCGGAGACTCCACCGGAGTGCTCGGTCAATTCGATGACATGACCGCTTTCGGAGCCGACTTATACACGCAGTCGTCGCCCGATAGCGGCAACCAGTCGCCGATCCTCCGCCTTGAGCTCTACAGCCCGACGGACGGTGGCGGACGATACGGTCAACTCGTCTTCGATACGGCCTGGACACCCAGCCACTACGGAACGTTCGACTACAACCAGTGGAACACCGTCGATCTGCTGACCAACGCCGGCAGTATGTGGATGCGCGCCACCAGCGGCATCAACACAGCATACGACCCAGGTACGGGAGACAACCACGAGCGAACGCTCGCCGACTGGATGACCGTCCTTGGTGGCAAAAACTACAGCGTGATCAGCGTTAACGCCGGTATTGGTACATTCAACGGGTCATTCGAAGGCGCGATGGATAACCTGTCGATCGGCTTCAACGGTGACAATCACGTCTACAATTTCGAAGCGGTTCCCGAACCGGCTTCGGTATGCGCCCTCGGCTTGGGAGCCCTGGCTCTGCTTCGACGCAAGCGAACCAGGAAATAA
- a CDS encoding glycosyltransferase: MKPLRIAIFSDSALPVRNGVSISINSLVQELRNQGHSVHIFAPRFPGHQETDPNTIRFRAMDTPWSKGHPIAYPPFWRKLRRFRKHEFDVIHTHTPFIVGFVGLRWAESHEIPIVSTYHTLYDRYAHYMSAFPRRYIRFRVAKHTNFYYNSVDQVITPTEVSRRWLLRHGVERPITVIPTGVPKPQLIPRAEARQQLEIPPDQRILLYVGRLAKEKNLSTLLGMAKIVTDNEPRTRLWLVGDGPYREECLALASKHGIGDKVRFVGSVPRYDVDRYYAAADLFTFASVTETQGLVLNEAMQYGIPAVVVDGGGASEAIVPGENGFATKNDEASLAESVLSVLESDELYTRLCAGAERTAKLNTTEAMCNRVLEVYNLAIDQGRARHESEPRSLIS; this comes from the coding sequence ATGAAGCCGCTACGCATCGCCATCTTCTCGGATAGCGCCCTGCCCGTTCGAAACGGCGTCAGCATTAGCATCAATTCTCTCGTTCAGGAGTTGCGAAACCAGGGCCACAGCGTCCACATTTTCGCGCCTCGCTTTCCCGGACATCAGGAAACAGACCCCAATACCATCCGCTTTCGCGCGATGGATACGCCTTGGAGTAAGGGGCATCCCATCGCCTACCCTCCCTTTTGGAGGAAACTTCGTCGGTTTCGAAAGCACGAATTCGATGTCATCCATACCCATACGCCTTTCATCGTCGGGTTCGTGGGGCTCCGCTGGGCCGAATCCCACGAGATTCCCATCGTTTCGACCTATCACACGCTTTACGACCGATATGCACACTACATGTCGGCCTTTCCCCGCCGATACATCCGCTTCCGCGTTGCCAAGCACACTAACTTCTATTACAACAGCGTCGACCAAGTCATCACGCCAACCGAGGTTTCCCGCCGCTGGCTCCTTCGGCACGGTGTCGAGAGGCCGATCACAGTCATCCCCACCGGCGTTCCCAAGCCACAATTAATCCCGCGCGCCGAAGCACGACAACAACTCGAAATCCCGCCCGACCAGCGGATTCTGCTCTACGTCGGCCGCCTCGCCAAAGAAAAGAATCTCAGCACCCTCTTGGGCATGGCCAAAATCGTCACCGATAATGAGCCCCGAACCCGCCTTTGGCTCGTCGGCGATGGGCCCTATCGCGAGGAATGCCTCGCCCTGGCCTCGAAACACGGCATTGGAGACAAGGTTCGCTTCGTTGGCTCGGTCCCTCGATATGACGTCGATCGCTACTATGCCGCCGCCGACTTGTTCACTTTTGCCAGCGTGACCGAGACGCAAGGTCTCGTTCTTAACGAAGCCATGCAGTACGGCATTCCCGCCGTAGTCGTGGACGGAGGCGGTGCCTCCGAAGCGATTGTTCCTGGCGAAAACGGTTTTGCGACCAAAAATGATGAAGCAAGTCTTGCCGAATCCGTGTTGAGTGTTTTGGAAAGCGATGAACTCTACACACGCCTTTGCGCTGGAGCCGAGCGAACCGCTAAACTCAATACGACCGAAGCGATGTGTAACCGAGTCCTCGAGGTGTACAACTTAGCAATTGACCAAGGAAGGGCACGCCATGAATCTGAGCCAAGAAGCCTTATATCCTAG
- a CDS encoding HAD-IA family hydrolase has protein sequence MHDSPFDRPLRHFLDRLEVQSLKPKLVTFDCANTLIWTDWQPHTFAVRCAHMAGLELPDGAADIYMKLFVPKLPEFWRVNQTRSFENWRSFWVRQVADWLAAMNMPADNALELHLVGEQEIFETPSNTFKLFDDAKPCLERLKSHGYKLAILSNWDHSLHRCIDAHGLTEFFDAVFASLEEGVEKPDADFFNVALRHFGVAPTDVFHVGDDPTDDLQGAQDLGISAALLDRSIKTISRPKISSLDQMEEAFSWYV, from the coding sequence ATCCATGATTCTCCTTTCGATCGTCCTCTCCGTCATTTTCTGGATCGTCTCGAGGTTCAATCGTTGAAGCCCAAGCTGGTCACGTTCGACTGCGCCAACACCCTCATCTGGACCGACTGGCAACCCCACACGTTCGCCGTCCGGTGCGCCCACATGGCGGGTCTCGAACTCCCAGACGGCGCTGCCGATATTTACATGAAACTCTTTGTCCCCAAGCTTCCCGAATTCTGGCGAGTCAATCAGACCCGCTCGTTTGAAAATTGGCGGTCGTTTTGGGTTCGGCAGGTCGCCGATTGGCTCGCCGCTATGAACATGCCCGCGGACAACGCCCTCGAACTCCATCTCGTCGGCGAACAAGAAATATTCGAAACACCGTCCAATACGTTCAAACTCTTCGACGATGCAAAGCCATGTCTCGAACGACTGAAGTCGCATGGATACAAATTGGCGATCCTTTCCAACTGGGATCATTCGCTCCACCGGTGTATCGACGCCCACGGCCTTACCGAATTCTTTGACGCCGTCTTCGCCTCGCTCGAAGAAGGCGTCGAGAAACCCGATGCGGACTTCTTTAACGTCGCTCTGCGGCATTTCGGTGTCGCTCCCACCGATGTCTTCCACGTCGGCGACGATCCGACCGACGATCTCCAAGGTGCCCAGGATCTCGGCATTTCGGCAGCCCTGCTGGACCGCTCGATCAAAACGATCTCCCGTCCAAAGATCAGTTCGCTTGATCAGATGGAGGAGGCATTCTCCTGGTACGTCTAA
- a CDS encoding helix-turn-helix domain-containing protein, whose translation MPTKKNFDPLQYIESAFLDRPSEAAEKDLPSIKKYVSGQVKLPRGKFRKTEMSAPRPRRKSNHVVANAIDPELQKVWANLPNSVTFLASLYDDGVTSHYYRGEFKETRQELIKRLLDPQLSLEEVSRLLGVCPTTVRRYTNRGWLHHHRTKGGQRRFLLSDVVRFVEKHGRFPEE comes from the coding sequence ATGCCTACGAAGAAAAATTTTGACCCCTTGCAGTACATAGAAAGCGCCTTTTTAGACCGGCCAAGCGAAGCCGCCGAAAAAGACCTTCCCAGCATCAAAAAGTACGTCTCTGGCCAAGTCAAACTACCCCGCGGCAAGTTCCGAAAGACCGAGATGAGTGCCCCCCGTCCTCGCCGCAAGTCCAACCACGTCGTGGCCAACGCCATCGACCCAGAACTGCAGAAAGTATGGGCCAATCTACCCAACAGCGTCACTTTTTTGGCTTCTCTTTACGATGACGGTGTGACCTCTCACTACTACCGAGGCGAATTCAAAGAAACCCGCCAAGAACTGATCAAGCGCCTGCTCGATCCGCAGTTAAGTTTGGAAGAGGTGAGCCGCCTGCTCGGCGTCTGTCCGACCACGGTGCGTCGGTATACCAACCGAGGTTGGCTCCATCACCACCGAACCAAAGGCGGTCAGCGACGGTTTTTGCTCAGCGACGTTGTCCGCTTCGTCGAAAAGCACGGTCGATTCCCTGAAGAGTGA